A window from Canis lupus familiaris isolate Mischka breed German Shepherd chromosome 18, alternate assembly UU_Cfam_GSD_1.0, whole genome shotgun sequence encodes these proteins:
- the OR10V1 gene encoding olfactory receptor family 10 subfamily V member 1 (The RefSeq protein has 3 substitutions compared to this genomic sequence), protein MEEMNKTAKIQFFFHPFSADPKIQVGIFVAFLVMYLTSLGGNTTIAVLVQINPSLHIPMYFFLANLAVLEIFYTSAIAPLALANLLSMGKTPVSIPGCGAQMFFFIFLGGADCVLLAVMAYDRFVAICYPLRYTRIMSWPLCVELMVGSLVLGFLLSLPLTILIFHLPFCGHNEIHHFYCDMPAVMRLACADTHTHQTALYIISFIVLSVPLSLISTSYIFIMAAILRIRSAEGRHRAFSTCSSHILVVLLQYGCTSFIYLSPRSSYSPEMGRVVSVVYTFITPILNPLIYSMRNRELKDALRRALRKF, encoded by the coding sequence atggaagaaataaataaaactgcaaagATACAGTTCTTCTTTCGCCCATTCTCAGCTGACCCCAAGATCCAGGTGGGGATTTTTGTGGCCTTCCTGGTGATGTACCTGACCAGCCTCGGTGGAAACACCACAATTGCAGTCCTTGTCCAGATCAACCCCTCCCTCCACatccccatgtacttcttcctggcTAACCTGGCAGTCCTGGAAATCTTCTATACCTCTGCCATTGCCCCACTGGCTTTGGCAAACCTCCTTTCAATGGGCAAAACTCCTGTTTCTATCCCCGGATGTGGGGCCCAGatgttcttcttcatcttcttggGTGGAGCTGACTGTGTCCTGCTGGCCGTCATGGCTTACGACCGGTTTGTGGCAATCTGTTACCCTCTGAGATACACCCGCATCATGAGCTGGCCCTTGTGTGTGGAGCTGATGGTCGGGTCCCTGGTGCTGGGGTTCCTGCTGTCGCTGCCGCTGACTATTTTAATCTTccatctcccattctgtggccACAACGAGATCCACCACTTCTACTGTGACATGCCTGCAGTCATGCGCCTGGCCTgcgcagacacacacactcaccagaCTGCCCTGTACATCATCAGCTTCATCGGCCTGAGCGTCCCCCTGTCCTTAATCTCCACCTCCTACATCTTCATCATGGCAGCCATTTTACGGATCCGGTCAGCAGAAGGGCGCCACCGAGCCTTCTCTACCTGTTCCTCCCACATCTTAGTGGTCCTCCTGCAGTATGGCTGCACCAGCTTTATCTACTTGTCCCCCCGGTCCAGCTACTCTCCTGAGATGGGCCGAGTGGTGTCTGTGGTCTACACTTTCATCACTCCCATTTTAAACCCCTTGATCTACAGTATGAGGAACAGGGAACTGAAAGATGCCCTAAGGAGGGCACTGAGGAAGTTCTAG